ccCAATCAATCAATTAATTAAAAGATTTCTCATTATTCATTATCTTTATGCCCTTCCTCGGTATCCTGCCCCCAAAACCCGTAAAATTTGAAATCAGTCACGTGACAACTATTCCCGCGCGTCGGCGTGTATCAGTTATCCCATTGTGAATGTACCCTAAGTACTTGTTTTGTGTCAGTCCAAAATCATGGCAGCATTGTTGATCAGAACGTGTCTAAAACGAAGGTAAATATCTCGTATAATATCAATTAATTCATGAAAATGTCTATTCGTTcaaatgtttaattatttaagtTATCATTTGAATATTCGTGGAAAACTTGTCACATTCATATTTTTAAGACTAAtcataaccttaaaatgtaatattatCGTAACACCGTATTTTACTTTATAagtaatcattattttttatcgcttATTTCAGTATTCCAAAAAGTCTCCTATgtgataaattttcaaatgacTGCAATGTTAAATTAAGCATTGCTCTTCTTGATACAACATGTTTGCAATGCAATTGCTATCACAGTACACCTGTTctttggaaaaaaagaaaaactacaGAACAGAAGAGAAAGGTAGAATTACACACATATTGTTAATAGtgcacaaaaataaaataaattgagaCTAACAAAGTTATTTTCATCCATCTTAAACAGTTACTGAAATTAAAGGAACTGGAATTACTtaatccaaaacaaaaaaaaaaaagcgaaataaTTTCTGTATGGAGAAATATGACAGTAAAAGAATTGGCTGCATCGGCAGGTAGACCTATCGATGAGATCTTGGATGCACTCTTTTTTGTCGACAACCAAAATGTTTATGATCAGAAATCTATCTTCAGTGATTTGCCTGTTTTATATGAAACTGTCAAGAAGCTTGGAGCAAAAGTCAAAGTTATAGCTCGTCCTGATATAAAAGAGACTGATGACAATGATGAAGGTTGCGATGCAGTGAAACCGTAAAATTTCTTTCTCATTCCTGTAACACTAGTTCTGTTAATGGTACttccttttaatttttgactCAACATAATTTTTAGTCCTCCACCTGATCCAGCAGATCTGGTAAAGAGACGTCCAGTGATTACAATAATGGGACATGTTGATCATGGAAAAACTACATTGTTAGATTCTTTAAGGCATTCGTCAGTTGTAGATTCAGAATTTGGAGGAATCACCCAACATATTGGAGCGTTTAATGGTAATACAATGATTTCTGTagatttttttagattaaattcaaatatcatataatttttttgtgtgTTATAGTTACCTTAgaaaatggtgaaaaaatgacttttttgGATACTCCTGGTCATGCTGCTTTTAGTACAATGAGAGCAAGGGGGGCAAACATAACTGATATTGTTATTCTTGTTGTGGCGGCTGATGATGGAGTCATGGAGCAGACCGTACAAAGTATAAACATGGCAAAAAATGCTAATGTTCCAATAGTAGTTGCTGTGAATAAAATAGACAAACCAAATGCAAACATTGTaagcttttttaattaatttaattattttaatatttcctttaatatttattttttttatgcttaGAAAAGAACACATCAAATGTTAGCTGAGCATGGCATTCATGTTGAAGATCTTGGTGGTGATGTTCAAAGCGTTAATATTTCTGCTTTACAAGGAACAAATCTAAATCAGTTGATGGATGCAGTATTAGCACAAGCTGAAATTATGTCTTTAAAAGGAGATCCAAAAGGGCCAGTAGAAGGTGTTGTTATAGAAGCAACTTCTGATCTTCACCGAGGAAAACTCGCAACCGCCCTAATTCAGCGTGGCACTCTTAGAAAGGGAGACGTTTTAGGTGAGTCTCTAACCACTGTCTTGAAACATCAAAACTCTTGCATCTTTCTCTATTATTCGagaacaacatttttttcagtttgtGGCTTGGCATGGGCTAAAGTTCGATCCATGTTTGACCACTCTGGATCAATTATTTCTCAAGCTGGACTTTCAGATGCTGTACAAATTATCGGTTGGCGCGATTTACCAGTAGCTGGAGATGAAATTTTAGAAGTCGAAAGTGAGAGAAGAGCTCACATGGTTATGAAGTACAGACATGCAAAACTTGGTGAATCTAAATCTGTAGAGCAAAAAATAGTTGCTGATGAAAAACATCAAGAACACCTAATAGTAAAAAAtgatttctattttaaataccTTGAAAGTCTCAAAACGtactaataattttttttattttaggaaTATGAGAAGAAAGTTCAAAAGAAGCGGCTATTAGGATATAGAAAACTTAAAAGGGAGGGTccaagagaaaaagagaatgtTGAAGATACTTTCCCAAGAGTCAACGTAATTATCAAAGGTGATGTACTAGGTTCCGTGGAAGCAATATTGGACGTTCTTGAAACTTACGGTGACGAAAAGAGATGCAAACTGTCGGTTGTTCACTACGGCGTTGGACAGGTTACAGAAACTGATCTCGATCTGGCAAAAACGTTTGATGGTACTGGCAAATTCCATTAACTCAGTAGTTTATCTCGACAATAAATGTGagagaataaatttaataaaattcaattcttttttagCTGTTGTATACTGTTTCAATACTAAGGTACCAAAAAATCTTTCACAATTAATTAATACAGAGGGTATAAAGGTTCGTTATCACAATGTTATATACAGACTGATAGATGACTTAAAATTAGAAATCAACAATAAACTTCCACTAGTCACAGTAGAAGAAGAAATTGGTAAATAGAAAACATATTGACTTGGGCAAGTTTGAACCATCCATTTAATAACACAATTTTTTTAGGCGTGGGAACTGTATTACAAGAGTTTGAAATTAACGAAAAGCGAAAGAAAGTCAAAGTGGCAGGCTGTCGTTGTACGAAAGGTTCGTTCAAGAAATCAGCTCTCTTTAAGGTCATTCGAAATGGTGTAGTTATTTACAATGGTAAGTCGTCTTCTATAAGACATTTAAAAGAAGAAGTAGAAAACGTTAAAACCAACATGGAATGCGGAATAAAACTAGACGGCGCTCAAGTCGAATTTAAGCAAGGTGATGAAATTATTTGCTACAAGCTAGTCGACAAAATCGACGAGACTGACTGGAATCCTGgattttaaataatgtatatgAATTATagttatgaatttttataaaaaatggtaCTTCAAGTACTCTAaagtttgtaaatatatacatatttctaattgctttttttatttacagcgtCAACAATATCTCgtaattcctttttttttcaaaggcCATTATATTACATATTACTTCAAATAATGAGTTCCTGTTTTCAGACCAGTGacaataaagtaaaaaatatgatAGTTTTCGGGTATTTGTTTGGAAATACAATTTCTATTTTCGTGAATTAAAGTAATATACCAAGTAGATTCAAATTTATCGACCAACAAAAAACTCTGATAAAAAGGCCTTGATAACATTTGGAGTTTTTGATCTAGAAGCCGCACTCAAACGatcaaaagttttaatttatttgacGAGTAATTTCGTTGATACCTTTGTTATCTGCAGGTACATGTATCATCGATGAATGCCCTTAATTCTACTtctattaatatatatttactaaTTACTAATTTAAATTAACAAAAGTGGTAGGACAAAATGAGTGATTGAAGATTCATGCGCTTAACAAACAATTTCATTTTATCTTAAAGTATATTTACAATtcgcttatatttatatttcgaTCGATCCAAaagatataataaaatgtCAGATTTAATTAAGGTGatagaattttattttcaaattaggCTTGGAACgtataaaacaaatttatttttattgttcaGTCTCTTCTATCGCGTAGCGTAATTTCTTCCTTTATTGCAGGTTGTTCTTTTGTCATTGGAGTAGGTTGATTGCGATTCATCAAAGCAGGATTGGCTACTGCTATGATGTTATCCCCACATGATGCAATGACCTATAATATCCAacaattacaatttttacgattaaaaaatgtatgtgtgATGGATCATTTACAATAGAAGTGATAACTTTTAATTACTTTACATCGAAATTAGTTTATGTATAGATATCTACTAATAGTTTGGCTACTATACAAAATAAGCTCATATTTAAATCTGCTTTTATTATGGCTAAATTCCTCTGCCAAAATTTGAATTGAATTTATTGATTAAACAATGATCTGAATGTCGATTGTTTTTACTGCAGTCAAAACAATCGAAGACGAAGAAAGAATAGATGCAATTTGACTGGTGGTAAATATATGAGAGTTACAGACAAGAAGCTCGAGCTTACAAAAAGTTATCacttaaaaaatgatgatatGTACAATAGATATGGATTTCCGTAcctttaaattaaaatcattttctttatccATCATGCAGGATACGTCGTCATCTTCTGCAGCACCTCGATTTTGTACATCCTACAACAATCGAATCAAAATATGTATCGTTTGTCCAACAACGCAAATATCGGTTTTGCGAGCAAAACTTACATGCGTCAGGGGCGCAGAACCCGAAACATCTTGATCATTGTACACGCGGACGGCATCGTCCGAATCGATGCCCATGTTGTCTTCACAGTCGTCATTGCAATCATCCCAATCATCGTCAAAAGACGAATAACAACCATCCGAGTCTTCGAGTCCGTCGACAACCCCGTCGAGGAGTATACTGTTACCGTCAGTGCAAGTTTGCCAAACTGGACTGTGAAATGAAATACTAAGTTTAAAGTGTCCTGATCAATTTTAGAAAACGTATGGAATATCGAAATTTCTCACCTCGATATTGATTTATGGCCGATTTTCGAAGGTCTGCGCCGACGTTGGCGCTTCCGGTGTCGATTTTGATGCACCTGTATCGAATTGCTATCAGAATCAGTAGCTATCGGGCCTCGACTATAGCCAGTGCGATTGATCTGTGCAGTTTCCGCCTAGAACAGGGACGTATCTGCTACAAACGGTATCGAACGATAAAtcgaaaaaggaaaagaaaaagaaaaagaaaaatgtttattaaagTACTAAGCCGTGTTATAGAGTATGATAGAACAGATTATAGTTAACAGACGTTAGTAGTAATGTTTCATgcagataaaatcaaaagtccAACAAAGAGAAGCATGCGTTTCGAGTACGTAGAGGAACAACAATATTGCACACGTTTTTGCAAAGCAAAGCTTCTACCCAGCATACTTGACCTTTTTTACGAATCCATTAGTGGAGCATCAGCGCGCGGCTGTCAGCCGCTGGTTAGTACGTGCCGTATTACAATTAACAATGCACGCTTGCGATTAGCGACCAacgatttataataaacatgtAGACATATATAACATATGTGCGTGTGAATGTGACTACATCAGAGAGAGCGGTCCCAGCTTTACTTTTGCGGAGGCGGCGTGCTAACCTGCTGCTGGGCCGATTCAGCGGGATGCTCCCTGTTGCCGGCAACAGAATCGTCCTCGCAGCGCAGCTCCAGTTTTCGCCTTTTCGCTGAATCGCCGCTCGTCGGGGCTGTCAGCAGCGACGAGTCGTCGCCGCCCGACAGGTCGCCGTCGCCGTTCTCCCTCGACGACATAATTCTGAGCAAATTGTTAGAACTAAAAGCGACTCGATTATCAAAGTCTACGGATTACATTTAAGTCACCTCACGTATACGCGCTTTGTATCGATACAATATGCATTAGAGTCAGatgttttatatattattgttattatgcGTAAACATCGCTACTTACGAAGAGTGTAGCAAACTCTTAGTGTAGTAGTGTCCGGAGTCGCGCACGACGCGTCTCGCGAGTGGAAAGAGCTCGTCCCTCCTGGTGAGAAGGGCCGGGacgaatctgcagatctgaGCGGCGGCCTCGTTTACCGACACCTCGTGCAGCGTCAGCGGCTTCTCCGGCTTTCTCTTGCAGTCGAAGCGGCCGTATATGGCGGCATACTTGCGAATCTCCTCCATCCGGCGAGGATCGCTGTCCGGCATGGCCATGACCATCTCCAAATGTTTGCACATCTTCTTCTTGATGCCGCTTTGGGGCTTCGGGTTGGGCGGCCTCAGAGTCGCGGCGAGTCTCTCGGCCGCCTCGGCGAGCCGCTGGACCTGCGACTCCAGCAGTATCGGCGTCGCCTGCTGCAGACACAGCGTCGGACTCTGGGGCGCGTTCGGCATCACGCTGTTGCTGCCCGGACTCGGCGTCGTGCCCTGGCTGCCGCACGAGCTAGACTCGTAATTCGTGACCTgttgattgaaaattcatgaaataaGCTTTTCTATGCATGAGCATCTCTGCGAGAAATGTGCATTAACTTTGTTCGAAAATAAACACGTCGCGGCAGATGTAGCTCCTAAACTTTTTGTTAACTTTTGAACAGAGTCATCGCCTATTTCCCACATAGAAATGCTCCAAAACTGTACAGGTAAAATCATACCTGCATCATCCCGGGACTGCGGGAAAGGGGTAGGCCGGTAGCGATGACGGACTCGGCAGCCGAGGGCATGGCCTGCTGCATCTGCAGGCCGGCCAAGGCCAGACTCGAGCTTGTCGCCGGGGGACTGAGGCTCTTGCGTCGCTGAATGGGACAGCAGCCGGACGCAGCGGAGAACTGACTGAGCAGCTGGTTGCCGCCTGCAGCCGACTGAACGAGCGGACTGCCTCCGCTATGACAGGCCATACTCGGGGGCGTGGCGGCAGCCGGGGCCACGGGCAAGCCCAGCGAAGAGCTCGCCGTCAGGAGTTTCGCCGCGCTCTGGGAGGCTATCGAGCTGACCGCTGCCATAGCCGGACCCGCCGATGACTGGACCTGCTGCTGTTGCCTCGTGTTGGGACTGTAGCTGCCGATGCAGGGGAAGACGACCGGCGTCGTGGACGGCTTCGCGCCCgacgtcgtcgccgtcgaGCTATTCGTGGAGGGAGGTGCTAGGACGGGCGTCTGAAACATAGCTGGCGCGGGAAATTCGATTTCTCCTCGGGAAACACTGTGAAACACGACTCCCCGTGGAGGAGAAAATTACCGGGATTGGTCAGCCACTCCTGAAGAGCTTTCTGCAGTCGCCGCACGTGAAGGGGTTTACTGGCCATACCCACGAGAGCCATTATCTCGAGGAACTCTTCCTCGCCGGCGTCGCAGAGCTGCTGCACGTCGTCGCCACCTGCGCTGACAAAGAGGAGCATGAATATTTTCCGTTGCACATTTGTGCAGAGTCTCGTCGCAAAGCAACACTGCCGACACGTACCCATTTCCAGGAGGGTGTCGTAGTAGGTGAGCAGCGAAGCCCTCTGCATGACGCGATACAGCTGGAGTTCAGCTTCGTTCTGCGGCATGGAAGTCTGCACAACTGCAAGCAAATTGATGACGCGCGTTATAGTAGTCTCCCCCGACTGATACGCATTACGAGAAAAAGGTAATTGGAATTTTTTCGGCGCTCGCAGTAACGATCTGGGAACGAACGCGCCGCGAGgataaaaaaacaacaaactTCGCAGCTGGTCTTTTAAGTAAATTTTGCTGAAAAACTTTTCAGCCCGCGTACCTTCTTATAATATACAGCGCGTATCATCGGCAGTAGCTACACTCGCGCGGCGAGACTCGAAGGATTGCGCGCAGGGGGATAAAAAGAGGTCCTGCGCGAGCGGACAGCCGATTAGTTGTTGCAAATTTCGCGGAACTCGGGGGAAAAAGTTGCGCGTGCACACACgtacgagagagcgagcggagAGATCGCGTATAAATTAATAGGCTGCATggaagcgagcgcgcgcgcgcgcgagaacgaaAAGCTGCTGCAGGAGGAACGGCCGCATCGGCCTGGCTGTAAAAAGAAGGATCAGTTTGCGAATCGAAAAAACTGACCGACGTCTCTTATTACACGCGGAGCTGCTGCTCTGCGCGGTCTTTCGTtgccctttctctctctctctctctctctctctctctctctcttcttgtctttctctcttgctctcatTCGCGCGGGCAGCGTGTATGCGCTCTCTCACGCACTGCGCGCGCACGA
The sequence above is drawn from the Nasonia vitripennis strain AsymCx chromosome 4, Nvit_psr_1.1, whole genome shotgun sequence genome and encodes:
- the LOC100115504 gene encoding translation initiation factor IF-2, mitochondrial, producing the protein MAALLIRTCLKRSIPKSLLCDKFSNDCNVKLSIALLDTTCLQCNCYHSTPVLWKKRKTTEQKRKLLKLKELELLNPKQKKKSEIISVWRNMTVKELAASAGRPIDEILDALFFVDNQNVYDQKSIFSDLPVLYETVKKLGAKVKVIARPDIKETDDNDEGCDAVKPPPPDPADLVKRRPVITIMGHVDHGKTTLLDSLRHSSVVDSEFGGITQHIGAFNVTLENGEKMTFLDTPGHAAFSTMRARGANITDIVILVVAADDGVMEQTVQSINMAKNANVPIVVAVNKIDKPNANIKRTHQMLAEHGIHVEDLGGDVQSVNISALQGTNLNQLMDAVLAQAEIMSLKGDPKGPVEGVVIEATSDLHRGKLATALIQRGTLRKGDVLVCGLAWAKVRSMFDHSGSIISQAGLSDAVQIIGWRDLPVAGDEILEVESERRAHMVMKYRHAKLGESKSVEQKIVADEKHQEHLIEYEKKVQKKRLLGYRKLKREGPREKENVEDTFPRVNVIIKGDVLGSVEAILDVLETYGDEKRCKLSVVHYGVGQVTETDLDLAKTFDAVVYCFNTKVPKNLSQLINTEGIKVRYHNVIYRLIDDLKLEINNKLPLVTVEEEIGVGTVLQEFEINEKRKKVKVAGCRCTKGSFKKSALFKVIRNGVVIYNGKSSSIRHLKEEVENVKTNMECGIKLDGAQVEFKQGDEIICYKLVDKIDETDWNPGF
- the LOC100115542 gene encoding NGFI-A-binding protein homolog isoform X1 — encoded protein: MEETAARSVATTPSPVPASVACTAISAAQTTSTSSTSGSAAVAADAAAVFASPPKSSAPVRILGRNVNGTVVQTSMPQNEAELQLYRVMQRASLLTYYDTLLEMGGDDVQQLCDAGEEEFLEIMALVGMASKPLHVRRLQKALQEWLTNPAMFQTPVLAPPSTNSSTATTSGAKPSTTPVVFPCIGSYSPNTRQQQQVQSSAGPAMAAVSSIASQSAAKLLTASSSLGLPVAPAAATPPSMACHSGGSPLVQSAAGGNQLLSQFSAASGCCPIQRRKSLSPPATSSSLALAGLQMQQAMPSAAESVIATGLPLSRSPGMMQVTNYESSSCGSQGTTPSPGSNSVMPNAPQSPTLCLQQATPILLESQVQRLAEAAERLAATLRPPNPKPQSGIKKKMCKHLEMVMAMPDSDPRRMEEIRKYAAIYGRFDCKRKPEKPLTLHEVSVNEAAAQICRFVPALLTRRDELFPLARRVVRDSGHYYTKSLLHSSSNNLLRIMSSRENGDGDLSGGDDSSLLTAPTSGDSAKRRKLELRCEDDSVAGNREHPAESAQQQAETAQINRTGYSRGPIATDSDSNSIQVHQNRHRKRQRRRRPSKIGHKSISSPVWQTCTDGNSILLDGVVDGLEDSDGCYSSFDDDWDDCNDDCEDNMGIDSDDAVRVYNDQDVSGSAPLTHDVQNRGAAEDDDVSCMMDKENDFNLKVIASCGDNIIAVANPALMNRNQPTPMTKEQPAIKEEITLRDRRD
- the LOC100115542 gene encoding NGFI-A-binding protein homolog isoform X2, which encodes MEETAARSVATTPSPVPASVACTAISAAQTTSTSSTSGSAAVAADAAAVFASPPKSSAPVRILGRNVNGTVVQTSMPQNEAELQLYRVMQRASLLTYYDTLLEMGGDDVQQLCDAGEEEFLEIMALVGMASKPLHVRRLQKALQEWLTNPAMFQTPVLAPPSTNSSTATTSGAKPSTTPVVFPCIGSYSPNTRQQQQVQSSAGPAMAAVSSIASQSAAKLLTASSSLGLPVAPAAATPPSMACHSGGSPLVQSAAGGNQLLSQFSAASGCCPIQRRKSLSPPATSSSLALAGLQMQQAMPSAAESVIATGLPLSRSPGMMQVTNYESSSCGSQGTTPSPGSNSVMPNAPQSPTLCLQQATPILLESQVQRLAEAAERLAATLRPPNPKPQSGIKKKMCKHLEMVMAMPDSDPRRMEEIRKYAAIYGRFDCKRKPEKPLTLHEVSVNEAAAQICRFVPALLTRRDELFPLARRVVRDSGHYYTKSLLHSSIMSSRENGDGDLSGGDDSSLLTAPTSGDSAKRRKLELRCEDDSVAGNREHPAESAQQQAETAQINRTGYSRGPIATDSDSNSIQVHQNRHRKRQRRRRPSKIGHKSISSPVWQTCTDGNSILLDGVVDGLEDSDGCYSSFDDDWDDCNDDCEDNMGIDSDDAVRVYNDQDVSGSAPLTHDVQNRGAAEDDDVSCMMDKENDFNLKVIASCGDNIIAVANPALMNRNQPTPMTKEQPAIKEEITLRDRRD
- the LOC100115542 gene encoding NGFI-A-binding protein homolog isoform X3; its protein translation is MTHDVEEIVQTSMPQNEAELQLYRVMQRASLLTYYDTLLEMGGDDVQQLCDAGEEEFLEIMALVGMASKPLHVRRLQKALQEWLTNPAMFQTPVLAPPSTNSSTATTSGAKPSTTPVVFPCIGSYSPNTRQQQQVQSSAGPAMAAVSSIASQSAAKLLTASSSLGLPVAPAAATPPSMACHSGGSPLVQSAAGGNQLLSQFSAASGCCPIQRRKSLSPPATSSSLALAGLQMQQAMPSAAESVIATGLPLSRSPGMMQVTNYESSSCGSQGTTPSPGSNSVMPNAPQSPTLCLQQATPILLESQVQRLAEAAERLAATLRPPNPKPQSGIKKKMCKHLEMVMAMPDSDPRRMEEIRKYAAIYGRFDCKRKPEKPLTLHEVSVNEAAAQICRFVPALLTRRDELFPLARRVVRDSGHYYTKSLLHSSSNNLLRIMSSRENGDGDLSGGDDSSLLTAPTSGDSAKRRKLELRCEDDSVAGNREHPAESAQQQAETAQINRTGYSRGPIATDSDSNSIQVHQNRHRKRQRRRRPSKIGHKSISSPVWQTCTDGNSILLDGVVDGLEDSDGCYSSFDDDWDDCNDDCEDNMGIDSDDAVRVYNDQDVSGSAPLTHDVQNRGAAEDDDVSCMMDKENDFNLKVIASCGDNIIAVANPALMNRNQPTPMTKEQPAIKEEITLRDRRD